In the Bos javanicus breed banteng chromosome 4, ARS-OSU_banteng_1.0, whole genome shotgun sequence genome, TACTTATATTTCACACCCTTGGTTTCAAATATGAATTCAAGAGATGATGAGACAAATCAGTGATAGACCCAAGACCAGGTcagaatttccatttccttccaggACTAAGCCTTCTTTTGTAGTCAAACTTGAGATATCTACTTTCTTAAGTCTTCTCATGGCAGAACCAGAAGTTCAGTTCACCAGACATCCCTAATATGTATGAGGTGAACAAAGTGTATTCTTAACTCTGACATCAGAAAGCTTTAAGAGATGAAGCTGTCCTTAGGAACAATATGTGGATAAGTGCCGGAGCTTATGGAAGCTGAGACTCAAAGGTCAGCGAGTCATCAGTTACCAATTTTATTGCTGGTGGGTGAGggtggagaggaaagaaagaaggagataGATGCCATGAGGGTAAGGTAAGACTTGGTCCTACAAAGATAAGAGTATGAGAGAAACCTGGGGGATTGGGGAAGCTGAAAAGGACTTGAGTACTAAAGGTGATTTTAACTAGATTCCTGTGTAGTTCCTATATTCTTGTCCATTTGGAAAGAACTTTAGACTATCAGAGAGCAAAGAAGATTATAGAAGGCTTAAGCCAATGTCACTCAGATTTTATGAAGAGGAGTTCCTGCTGACATCTGGGTTACGCATGGAAGAAAACCAGCTAAGCCTCAATCTGggaatatttctagaaatttcataCCGTCTTGTAGTACACTAAAGAGGCAAGAATCCAGCCAatagaaactgtgtgtgtgtgtgtgcacgcgtgtgcgcacacgtgtgtgtgtgcttagttgctcagtcgtgtctgtctcctgtgaccccatggactgtagcctgccagactcctctatccacagaattttctaggcaagaatacttgaattgGTTGCTGGTTCCTATGCCAGGGAATCAACCGGTCAAattaaattgccaatatttgaacaaattccaAGATGAACCTAGATTGGGTAAGTCATCTCCTTTTCTGGGAAAAGTGTAATGTcttaacaaatgaaaatgaaagagttaaAATTTGATTTGAGTATTAAAAGCATAAAGGAAGAGACACAAATTTGGAAGAGACACAAATAAGGAAAATCATATTATAGGATAAAAGTTCAGAAGCAGCAGAGAGAGATATTCAAGATCTTTTCCTGACTAAAGTAGGGAAGGTAAATTAAGGGGTTAGTATGGAAAACATTCAGGGTATGGGCAATAAGCTTTATAGGGAAGAGACTCATATTAGTCAGTGAGGAATTGGCAGTCATAGACTAGgtcaaataaaaacagaatgggGACACCATGATTTCGGGTCTCTTGTGTTGAATATACCAGGAGAAAGATCCCAGAGGTAGAGAGGTAGGGGAAGCCATGAGAGAGTTTGCACCAACCTGGGGACTGTggacaggagaagggagcagtggCACAGAACAGAAGAGCTTGGTTGTTTGGAGATAGATGGCTGTGGGCAAAGAGAATGAGGCTGATGTTGATGGTTTCTCATTGTCACACAGGGGATTGTCAAGATCCTGCCAGTTGGGTTATTGGTATTAGTTGTATCGTGCAAAAGCTCATTTGCGCAGAGGTCTTGTCCGCTATGCCTCAGGCAGCTTCTAGGCTCCAGCACCTTGCCTTTAAAACTCTTTTCAGTTTGACACTGCTCAGCATTAGTAAAGTAGAATGAATAGAGACTAATGCATAGATGATAGCTTCCCAGGCCCAGAACCAGGACTCTTTATTAAATAGGACATCCAATATGGAGAGGAGCACGGTGAGAAAATAAAAGGTGAACAAGATGAGGACGATGGCAAGGGACCTCAGGGCGGCAGAGTGAGCTTCCGGGCTGGAGTTGGAGCAGCCTGTGTGAAGGTCTTTCATCTGCTTCAGATGTCGGGATAATAAGGCCATGAGCAAGACTGTGGAGGCCAGGAACAGGAGGAAAGGAATAACCAACACAACTACTTTGTGCAGTGTGGAAAAATCCCACAGGAACGCCTCAAGTCTCTCAAGCATGGTGCTGTTTCTAGGGAAATGCTTCATGGCGATGAAGTGAATATCAATGTAATAACTAGTAGCTGGAAATATGGTAGACACACAAGAAATCAGCAGAGAGCCCAGCAACAGCCGAGGAACCCATCTCACAATTCTCCACTTCAGCCAGAGGAAGATGGGGTGGCTGAAGAAGGAGACTTTGACACAATAGAAGACAGCAAGCAAGCTGGTCAACCAGAAGGAAAGGATGTTAGTAAATTCCCAGATGATCCCGAAATACCAAAAATTGTAATTAGGGTGGAAGTGGGAACCAAAGTTGTACAGCATCGATGACCACAGTTGACAGAAGCGGCAGATGCCCAGGCTGATGAGAATCATGTCCGCAGGTGGCAGCCTTTGAGTCTGCACCCACTCTCTGCCCAGCGCTACAACAATCAGGCTGCTCTGCCCAGTTATTGTCAAGAACTCGAGCATATAGATGATCATGAAGAAGACAGAGAGTTGGCTGGTTGTCATCCTTCTATTCCAAAGAAACTTCCTGGGCATGTACTCAGAATCTCTGCCACAGTTTCCAGTTTGGGACCAGGTTCCTGGCCCCATTAGTGTTTCATGCAAGAAAATACCTCCCTCCCGATGCAAATTTTCCCTGGCTCATTTTTGACTTTGCCATTTTCCTAGCTGCAGGATTTGCTTATGCTTTGCTTGCTGGTTTGTTATCAGGCCTGGATGCAGGGAAATGGGGTTGGAATGTGGATCCTTGCTTCTGAGGTGATTTGATTATTCCCATATAAGACATCCCTATTTCATAATCATGCTGTTTATATCTTTGGAGGTGTCTTTAGCTTATTTCTCCATCATTTCAATAGGATAGTCTCATTCTTTATACCTAAAACTTGAACTACAGGAAAGAtaaagtcttctctgtccattcatGTCCCAGGTAATATTTCTAGTCTGCTCACTGAGTGCTGTAACAAGGTCAACTTCAAAAACCCTGCCTCCCCAGCTTCTGCAGCTGCTGGGCACAGATGCCACAATCAAAGTTTCAACCTCTCTAATGTgtgcattcagtcactcagtcacgtctgagtctttgtgacccatggactgtagccctccaggcccctctttctgtgggatttcccaggcaagaatactggagtgggttgccacttccttctccaggggctcttcctaatccagggatggaacctaggtctcccgcttggcaggaggattctttatcactgagccacctgggaagtcactgAATCTGTGtaagaaacaataaagaaaatctttGCTGTGAGAGTCCACCCAAGAAATTGTGGGAAGCTGAGATCTTCAAGGCTCCTCGTCTAAGATGTGCAATTTTCTTCGCTGCCCATTGGACTTCTTAACTCAGAGAAATCACCGCACAGTGCCCACTCACTCCCTAAAATTGAGAGGTGGCTTCCTTGGCTATTGTTTTGCTGATTCCAGTACCTTGAGCTCAGGTTTTATATATCTTTAGGAtatataaaagctatatatatatccatttgtTCCATTATcatcactgtttattttttttcccttatgtgGTGAGGCTATGTTTGTCACTGCTCCCACTGCTCAAGATGAATTGAAAGAGGGCCCTCTTACCACtagtaaaacaatttttaaacttGATATCTACTGAAGGGAGCAGCCTAAAGGACTTGCTCTCTTTGTTCGTTTGTTTCTGTAGTTATTGTCTTCGAGCTTCCCCTTCCCTGACCAGCCTGTGGAGACAAAGGGAATTGCTGATGAGTGTGACTTCAAATGTCCCTGACTCTGGTGTAATCTGGTTTCTGTGAAATTGTAACTCGCTGTAAAGTCCCCACTAGATATTTCTGAGGGTGACTCCTGTGGGCTCGCAATCGAGTCTGACCCCAGGGGATGCAGAATGGGCTGCTCTGCCAGGCACCTGCTGAAGGTAGTCTCCTGGCAGGTGCTTCCCTGTCCAGTTGTGGGGCCAGCTTTGGGCTGCACCACCTCTAACTTGTGCTCTTGCTGCTCAGAACTCCACCCCTAAAGGCCCTGAGGCTGAGAGATCTAGCCGGCTGTCTGTGGGGGAGCAGCCCAGTATTCACGCTGAGCTGTTTGAGGAAACTTGGAAGCTTAACTCTGCCCTTCTATCTTTGTAGTCTCACTGGAAGCAAATTTGATTTGCAGCTGTCCAAACAACTacagtggtggctcagacagtacagaatctgcctactaggcaggagacctgggttagattcctgggttgggaatattccctggagaagggaatggcaacccactccaatactcttgcctagaacatcccttggacaaaggatcctggcgaGCTaaagtccactgggttgcaaagagtcggataccactgagcgactaactctttAACTTTCAAACAACTACAGTAGCACCCACTTGAGGCAAGCTCTTTTTCTATCAAGAGTCTAGGCCCACATTCCAAGTATTCAATGTTGCTACTGTGGAACTGAATGCCTGGTGGAGGGTGGTACCTTGGAATATGAAGACAGTACTTGAAAACCTCAGAGACTCATGTTgattatggcagaaaccaacacaatattgtaaagtaattatcttacaattaaaaataaactaaaaaaaaaagaagaaaatccaatTTTTCTAGGCTATTAGTTTATAAATCTATCCTTTTCCTGTTGAATTTCCTTCGTAcctttattgaaaaatataaatgttggTTTACATGGAGTCTCTAGTCTTCTCAACTTACCTATGTGTATAAATGTTCACCagacttcctcagtggctcagcggtaaaaagcTGTCTGTactgcaagagatgtgggttcaatcccagggttggaaagttcacctggagaaggaaagggaaatttactccagtattcttgcaaggaaaatccaatgggcagaagagcctgctgggttacagttcatggggtgagTGGCTGAGGACACATAAATGTTCAccactacaatttaaaaaaaagaaaacctcagagACAAAAAGAGCCTTATAAGCAGGGAACTTGTGAATTTGTAGTCTTTTGATGCTATTTTGGACAACCGATAAACtacaaattgggcttccctggtggctcagggatatagaatccacctgccaatgcaagagatgtgggttcaatccctgagtcaggacgatcccctggagaaggaaatgacaagccactccagtattcttgcctggaaaatctcacggacagagaagcccggtgggctacagttcatcgggtcacaaaagaattggactcgacttagtgactaaacaacacagaGACATCAAAACTACACATTACttctaaatatctaaatatttagGAATCCATAGCTATGTAGGCAGATcaaaaaatgaattcagaaaatAAGTTCTGGAAAACTACACCAGGTAGACACCAAATATTTAATTAACACCTTCAAAACTGAGAGGATAATTCTGATAATTACagttgacaaaggagacaaagtGAAAGTCATCGACCCTATGTGTGATAAGCACCAAGTCTGTATGCACTTTTGgtcattcaaagaagaaaaaagcagaagtaaTCCAATATGAACCTTAGCATCCTTGAACATAAAACGAGAAACCACTGATTCAAAGGTAAACTATACTTAAAAATTACACTAGGAAACAATATTAGAAAGCATCTGATCTACATgcttaacaaaatgaaagaagcagGAAATTTAAAAAGGGAGATGACAAAACAATAGTTTGCAATTAAAAGGTGAATTTTGGTTGACATAGATCCAGATATAAGAGGGGagaaagatgagagaaagaatgaTGGTAAGTGAAATGTGCAACAAAAGCATTACTATCTGTTTTCTTCCCTAGATACACCAGGCAGATTGCCTTCTGTATACACTGCCTTATTCTGAGAACCCGCAGGACCCAGGACTACTGAACTCCACAGGGGCACTCTCTATAATGATAGTGACCACTCAAGTAACCCAGATTCCCTTTGTGCAAGCTTGAATGTGAGACATATAAAGTGAGTCCCTAACTGGTGGTTGAGGTTCCCTGGAGTTAGCAGTTCAAAGGCTGGCTCTtttcttgtgtgtgcatgtgaatcctgctgagcaaactctgggatcaGCAACTAGAACACGACAGCCCATACTAGGTACTTAGAAAACAGCTGTTGAATGCAGGATGAGTACAAGGAGAGCAGAGCATGCGTCCTACTGTATCACAAGAGCAAGGGCCTTGAAAATCATAAAACCAACCTCCTAGCATAATCGAGAAATGCCACATGTGATTACAATCTTATGTCATTCGAAGTATTGAAATTGACAAAGATGCTAAATTGGCAGCTAGTTTTTAGGGAAACACTTGTGGCTTGGGCATTTAATTTGAACTAATGCATCAAAATTGAATGGGACAAAAGGTGATTATAAGTTCCCTGTAGATGACTTTGTGGAGAGTGGTTCCCATGATTGGCAGGTCTGTGAATGCACATTTATTGATCAGTGTTTGGACCAGTGGGAATGGCAAAGGGACCCCAAGTTAATACAATATGAACTCAACAATGTGACTGCCACAATGTGAATACAATGTGgtagtttatttacattttaacgTCTTCCTCCCAGAATATTCACATCCTAATGCACAAAACCTGTGAATACGTTACTGTCTGCGGCAAAAAGGGAcggcagatgtgattaagttaaggacgCTAAAATAGGGAAATTATCCCAGGAAACCTGGGTGGGCCCAATGTAATTACAAAGGTCTTTATAAGAGGaggctttggacttccctggtggctcagatggtaaagtgtctgtctacaatgtgagagacctgggttcaatccctgggttgggaagattccctggagaaggaaatggcaacccactctagtactcttgccttgaaaatcccatggatggaggagcttggtgcaggctactatccatggggtcgcaaagagtagggcacgagtgagcaacttcactttcactttactttcaagaggaggcaggagggtaaGAATTAGAGGAGACGATGCAATCGGAGAAACCAGAGTCCTGAGTCAAAGAATCCAGGGGAAGCTTCTTTGCAGTCTGTGCTTAGTCTCATTTTTCCCAGGATGTATTTATTCTGGGGAGGAAGATTGCATCCATCCTTGAAGGTTGCGGGAGACATGATTTTGTTCTCATCTTAAAATGAAGAGCACGCTTTTGTTTACCTGTCTCCCCTTTTCCCCTTCCTAAAAAATAGGACTCCTTTCCTCATAGGCTTGTCATGAAGTTTCACCTTTGACCCTTGTTAAAGCAATACCAAATCAGATCCCCCAAAGGTAGAATCAGATGTTTCCCAATTAGCCAAATACATTTTCTTCCTTGTGTTACTAGCATTCGGGAAAAGTCAGAATTGAAGTTTTCTGGTGTGGTGATGGGTCCCTAAGGGTCagcatttgaaaagaatatttaataataactaaTGTGGTCCAAGCATAGGATCCAAATTCATTCTCTCTTCTATTTCGAATTCTGCCACCAACCTGTGCAGCCTGAagcaagttcattttttttttctctgctttttatcacattctttaaataaaaatcataacatTAATTTGTTTAGTCTTCAATTTATTGAATGTACACATTACTGAAACCCTGGGAGCATGTACCCGGTCAACTGGCAAATTGCAAATTATAGAAGCTACAAGAACTTTAATACTAAAATGATCCCATCCAAAGGCCTTAGGCAAAATTCTGACAAAAAGGAGTTAAAGACCATCCTCGCCATCAACAGCAAAACGACTGTGATTCAGGTGATATAACTGCGCTCACCACTGCCTCCGCTTTCATCGCTCTTCCCATGCACTGGCCGTGATGCTTTAGAACACTTCAAGACTCAAGGTGCAGAGCCTCTGGTGGTCTGAGATATGTGCAGGAGAATAACTCTCTCCTGCTCCTGttacattcaattcagttcagttcagttcagtcgcatcaATTAGAGGGGAACAAAAGCCAAGCACACCTCCAGAGCCTCAGAGTTGCTTTGTCTCTCTCCCTAGGACATAGCACAACTCCACGAGACTGGGTGGGGTTAAGGCAGAAAGATTAAGTACCACCCTCAGAGACACTCCTCTATTACAGGGTCTAAAGCCAAGATTCCTTGGATTAACAGTATTAGAATCTCTTGGAGAatagttagaaatgcaaattcttgaacTCTATCCACACATACTAAATCAGAGAGTCTGGGAGTAGGGCCCAACAATCTGAATTTTAACCAGCCTGCTAAGTGATTTTGATGCTTCATACAGTTTGAGAATCATTGATTAAAAACACtatgtctgggacttccctgggggcccagtggttaagactctgcacttgcacTGCAGGGTTCAATCCTGCTCAGGGCAGTTCCAAGTGCTGTGCTGTGTTatatgaccaaaaaaataaaaatgaatagagaAAACATGAACAGGTCATGCCTGGTTTCTTCTAACCTGGGGAGTACTCAGGGTAATAGGGTTATAGGAATGGGCTACCCCATGGCTACTCCTCTAGAAACTCCAGTTAAATAGATTGACTTCAATGGAAGGTACCACGTTGCCCCAAGCTGAGACTTTCTCAACATATAAAAGAAGTGAAGTCTTTGATTTGGTTTTTAATAAATGCTATCCCACTGTGAAAATTTTCTTGTTCTAGTTTTGGGGCAGCATATGATTTTCAAAGGTTGAAAAGAGAGGTTCTGGAATAAATCTTTAGTAAAAATATGTGGTAATGGGAAGTGAGAGGTAGGTTGGCTACAGGAGAGCTGTAAGAACCCTCCACTTGGTTACCTTCTGGATCTTTCTCAGCTACAGCTACAAGGTCAGTAACTCATCAGCCACCACCAGGTGCACAGAGTGGTGCCATCCTCAAGGATCCCTTGGTGGTCTGGACCACCAAAGGATCTGattaggaaaaaacaaagcaaaacagaacaaagaaagtgaaatggGCAAGATGGAAAGACAGGAAgataaaaaaggagagagaactgAAGAGAAAGAGGACATGCATTCTCAAACCTACTGCCTTTGTTCCATTTTAGAATTAGGAGCTGTTCACAGGCTATCTAGACCCTATTTGTAGAGGTAAGAAAGGACTATATTCCCGGAGTTTGAAAACAAGCATTTCTCAAGGATAAAGAGGTCAATTACATGTGACTATCCTGCTGGGACCAGCCACTTTCACCCATGCTCATaaattcatacatttttaaaagatcaataatAGCAAGCTTTTGTATGGTGTGAATGACCTAGTAGAGGAGGGAAGTTGAtttcaggagagagagaaagagagagaattaaaAATTCTGGAGCTTTGTTTTTAGTAAGCAAGAGGTGGTACGATTTGGTCAAGTAGAAGAGTTGGCCTTTGCTCTATGAAAGGATATTTTCCCCCAGAAGCAAGAGGAAAAGAAGTGTACACATGGTGATAATATGTAGAAGTTCCTTTCTTATTATGCCTACCCCCGCCCccctacccgccccccccccaccccagtgaaGTAGGAAGCAAGGTTCCCTGATTTTAGAATGAAGAAGGGACCAAAATGTtggaatttatttacttattatttatttatttatttattttggccacaccacgtggcatgtggggtcttggttccccaaccaggaattgcaCTTGCCTTGCTCCCTGCATGGGAAGCCCAGGGGCCTTAACCACTTAGccttcagggaagtcctaaatgtTGGAATTTAAAGACAGAGGCTAATTTGTGCAGTAGATACTAGGAGTCAGAGACACCTTTCAGAACTCTAGAGGGCAGTATTTGCATAGACTAGTcggtgagaaggaaatggcaacccactccagtgttcttgtctggagagtcccagggacggggagcctggtgggctgc is a window encoding:
- the TAS2R16 gene encoding taste receptor type 2 member 16 — translated: MGPGTWSQTGNCGRDSEYMPRKFLWNRRMTTSQLSVFFMIIYMLEFLTITGQSSLIVVALGREWVQTQRLPPADMILISLGICRFCQLWSSMLYNFGSHFHPNYNFWYFGIIWEFTNILSFWLTSLLAVFYCVKVSFFSHPIFLWLKWRIVRWVPRLLLGSLLISCVSTIFPATSYYIDIHFIAMKHFPRNSTMLERLEAFLWDFSTLHKVVVLVIPFLLFLASTVLLMALLSRHLKQMKDLHTGCSNSSPEAHSAALRSLAIVLILFTFYFLTVLLSILDVLFNKESWFWAWEAIIYALVSIHSTLLMLSSVKLKRVLKARCWSLEAA